A region of Takifugu flavidus isolate HTHZ2018 chromosome 2, ASM371156v2, whole genome shotgun sequence DNA encodes the following proteins:
- the gch1 gene encoding GTP cyclohydrolase 1 produces MDPSKRPQYASNDKKGNGDNSSVMNGHLEGSVKRPVSATSQPPCAESGSQRPSSAVVESWREERTRSVEDNEMSLPSLAAAYTTILRGLGEDTQRQGLLKTPWRAATAMQFFTKGYQEKIVDVLNDAIFDEDHDEMVIVKDIDMFSMCEHHLVPIFGKVHIGYLPNKRVLGLSKLARIVEIYSRRLQVQERLTKQIAVAITEALHPTGVGVVIEATHMCMVMRGVQKMNSKTVTSTMLGVFREDPKTRDEFLTLIRS; encoded by the exons atggATCCCTCTAAACGGCCCCAGTACGCTTCTAACGACAAGAAAGGCAACGGAGACAACAGTTCCGTCATGAACGGACACTTGGAAGGGTCAGTGAAGCGGCCGGTCTCCGCTACTTCCCAGCCTCCGTGCGCGGAGTCCGGCTCCCAACGTCCGAGCTCGGCGGTGGtggagagctggagggaggagcGCACCAGGAGCGTGGAAGACAACGAGATGAGTCTGCCGTCCCTGGCCGCTGCTTACACAACTATCCTGAGGGGGCTCGGGGAGGACACGCAGCGTCAGGGGCTCCTGAAGACTCCCTGGAGGGCAGCCACCGCCATGCAGTTCTTCACCAAGGGTTACCAGGAGAAGATCGTGG ACGTGCTGAATGACGCCATCTTTGATGAAGACCACGATGAGATGGTGATCGTGAAGGACATCGACATGTTCTCCATGTGCGAGCACCACCTGGTGCCCATCTTCGGCAAG gttCACATTGGATACCTCCCTAATAAGAGAGTTCTGGGCCTCAGCAAACTGGccag GATTGTTGAAATCTACAGTCGCCGGCTTCAAG TTCAGGAGAGGTTGACCAAACAGATCGCCGTGGCCATCACCGAGGCCCTGCATCCCACTGGCGTCGGCGTCGTCATCGAGGCGAC TCACATGTGCATGGTGATGCGAGGCGTTCAGAAGATGAACAGTAAAACCGTCACCAGCACCATGTTGGGAGTCTTCAGGGAAGATCCAAAAACCCGAGACGAGTTTCTGACGCTGATCCGGAGCTGA